Proteins encoded within one genomic window of Variovorax sp. OAS795:
- the rlmJ gene encoding 23S rRNA (adenine(2030)-N(6))-methyltransferase RlmJ: MFSYRHAFHAGNHADVLKHTVLIATLDHLLEKEAALTVVDTHAGAGLYRLDGDYAGTSGEAAEGVLRLLSDEKKAPAAPAPAAKTASKKAAPEAEAPLADAIARYLSVIHDFNPKGGARIYPGSPFIVQHLLRDHDKLKLFELHPTDARTLDANIAQLEAGRQIAVLREDGFGSATKFLPPPSRRALVLMDPSYEIKSDYGRVLDFAAEALKRFATGTYAIWYPIIPRPEAHDLPRRLKTLATKAGKPWLHATLTVKSSKLITKESGETQRPGLPASGMFLINPPYTLKPLLAAALPQLVERLAQDRHAAFSLDAGG; the protein is encoded by the coding sequence ATGTTCAGTTACCGCCACGCGTTCCATGCCGGCAACCACGCCGACGTGCTCAAGCACACGGTGCTGATTGCCACCCTCGACCACCTGCTCGAAAAAGAAGCAGCGCTGACCGTCGTCGACACCCACGCCGGCGCGGGCCTGTACCGGCTCGACGGCGACTACGCCGGCACGAGCGGCGAAGCGGCCGAGGGTGTGCTGCGCCTGCTGTCGGACGAAAAAAAGGCGCCGGCTGCGCCTGCGCCAGCGGCAAAGACGGCTTCGAAAAAAGCGGCGCCCGAAGCCGAAGCCCCCTTGGCCGACGCCATTGCGCGCTACCTGAGCGTGATCCACGACTTCAATCCCAAGGGCGGCGCCCGCATCTACCCCGGCTCGCCCTTCATCGTGCAGCACCTGCTGCGCGACCACGACAAGCTCAAGCTGTTCGAGCTGCACCCCACCGATGCCCGCACGCTGGACGCCAACATCGCGCAGCTCGAGGCCGGCAGGCAGATCGCGGTGCTGCGGGAAGACGGCTTCGGCAGCGCCACCAAGTTCCTGCCGCCGCCGTCGCGCCGCGCGCTGGTGCTCATGGACCCGAGCTACGAGATCAAGAGCGACTACGGCCGCGTGCTCGATTTCGCGGCCGAGGCGCTCAAGCGCTTCGCGACCGGCACCTATGCCATCTGGTACCCGATCATTCCCCGGCCCGAGGCACACGACCTGCCGCGCCGGCTCAAGACCCTGGCCACCAAGGCCGGCAAGCCCTGGCTGCACGCCACGCTCACGGTCAAGTCGAGCAAGCTGATCACCAAGGAGTCGGGCGAAACCCAGCGCCCGGGGCTGCCGGCCAGCGGCATGTTCCTGATCAATCCGCCCTACACGCTGAAGCCGCTGCTGGCTGCCGCGCTGCCCCAGCTGGTGGAGCGGCTGGCCCAGGACCGCCACGCCGCGTTTTCGCTCGACGCCGGCGGCTAG
- the rplM gene encoding 50S ribosomal protein L13 — MTKTFSAKPADVTHEWFVIDATDKVLGRVASEVALRLRGKHKAIYTPHVDTGDFIVIINAAQLRVTGAKSIDKVYYRHSGYPGGITATNFRDMQSKHPGRALEKAVKGMLPKGPLGYAMIKKLKVYGGAEHPHTAQQPKVLEL; from the coding sequence ATGACCAAAACGTTCAGCGCCAAGCCCGCTGACGTGACGCACGAGTGGTTTGTGATTGACGCGACCGACAAGGTCCTCGGACGAGTAGCCAGCGAAGTTGCTCTCCGTTTGCGCGGCAAACACAAGGCCATTTACACGCCTCACGTCGATACCGGTGACTTCATCGTCATCATCAACGCCGCGCAACTGCGCGTCACCGGCGCCAAGTCGATCGACAAGGTGTACTACCGTCACTCGGGCTATCCCGGCGGTATCACGGCGACCAACTTCCGCGACATGCAATCCAAGCACCCGGGCCGCGCCCTGGAAAAGGCTGTCAAGGGCATGCTGCCCAAGGGCCCGCTCGGCTACGCGATGATCAAGAAACTCAAGGTGTACGGTGGCGCTGAGCACCCGCATACCGCCCAACAGCCCAAAGTGCTGGAACTGTAA
- a CDS encoding serine protease, giving the protein MKAGSMNPAPWLRPAAAFLAIASAAGSAAALEPDVLFAKLSDSVWAVRTFDAQERPLRAGSAVVIAPGRLVTNCHVLAKASNFVVKRDNVTYGATLEYPDPARDLCQIRVANFTAPPVTLAPAGGARVGQRVYAIGNPRGLENTLGEGLLSGLRGGDGEARLLQTTAAVTPGSSGGGLFDSDGRLLGITTFAARDGGSLNFAIPAEFLAELPARAQAQLAARAREPEGGARRSADLGGIGLNEPLRVGDALEYVRTDRLTGNRTPVVYRLERVAGDELSFNAGSRVEKANGQVVSITSPIGGVFDSASPPGGWAPKDEIRSGMRWHLDYVTTTGDRLRHELDATVGAEHTTRVDGVELNVLRISYQGWIYASYGTGASLVGTPFNVAALYSPELRRIVKFEATHRRASASITNESLELVRIQR; this is encoded by the coding sequence ATGAAGGCGGGATCGATGAACCCCGCGCCGTGGCTGCGCCCCGCGGCCGCCTTCCTGGCGATCGCCTCGGCCGCCGGCAGCGCCGCCGCGCTGGAGCCCGACGTCCTGTTCGCCAAGCTGTCGGACAGCGTCTGGGCGGTGCGCACCTTCGACGCACAGGAGCGCCCGTTGCGCGCCGGCAGCGCCGTGGTGATCGCGCCCGGTCGCCTCGTCACCAATTGCCACGTGCTGGCCAAGGCCAGCAATTTCGTGGTCAAGCGAGACAACGTCACCTACGGCGCCACGCTCGAATACCCGGATCCGGCACGCGACCTGTGCCAGATCAGGGTCGCGAACTTCACGGCGCCGCCGGTGACGCTGGCGCCCGCCGGCGGTGCGCGCGTCGGCCAGCGCGTGTACGCCATCGGCAATCCGCGTGGGCTGGAAAACACCCTGGGCGAAGGCCTCCTGTCCGGCCTGCGCGGCGGCGACGGCGAGGCGCGCCTGCTGCAGACCACGGCCGCGGTCACCCCGGGGTCGAGTGGTGGCGGGCTGTTCGACAGCGACGGCCGCCTGCTGGGCATCACCACCTTCGCCGCCCGCGATGGCGGGAGCCTGAATTTCGCGATTCCGGCCGAGTTCCTGGCGGAGTTGCCGGCCCGCGCCCAGGCGCAGCTGGCGGCGCGTGCCCGTGAACCCGAAGGCGGCGCCCGCCGCAGCGCCGACCTGGGGGGCATCGGGCTGAACGAGCCGCTGCGCGTCGGCGACGCGCTCGAATACGTGCGCACCGACCGTCTGACCGGCAACCGGACGCCGGTGGTCTACAGGTTGGAGCGGGTTGCCGGCGACGAGCTGTCGTTCAACGCCGGGAGCAGGGTCGAGAAGGCCAACGGGCAGGTGGTGTCCATCACGTCGCCGATCGGGGGCGTGTTCGACAGCGCGTCGCCGCCGGGCGGCTGGGCACCGAAGGACGAGATCCGGTCCGGCATGCGCTGGCACCTCGACTATGTGACGACCACCGGCGATCGGCTGCGGCATGAACTCGACGCCACCGTGGGCGCTGAACACACGACCCGCGTGGACGGCGTGGAACTCAACGTGCTGCGCATCAGCTACCAAGGCTGGATCTACGCCTCCTATGGCACGGGCGCCTCCCTCGTTGGCACACCATTCAACGTTGCCGCCCTGTACAGCCCCGAACTGAGGCGCATCGTCAAGTTCGAGGCCACGCACCGGCGCGCCAGTGCCAGCATCACGAACGAGAGCCTGGAACTGGTCCGCATCCAGCGCTGA
- a CDS encoding septal ring lytic transglycosylase RlpA family protein, whose translation MPPATEGGPPDKEDAKLLPLARQLAVPPGAPARSNVPSVRYDLAVSGTGELGPDDGVPGDGPREIFERGGASWYGIPFHQRKTASGERFDMMALTAAHKTLPFNTRVCVRSLVNGSEVLVRITDRGPYAQGRIIDLSRAAAERIGLIGLGIKQVALTIVDHEGMRCGGAEVEVAEAPAPAPAAPKAAAPQRRRR comes from the coding sequence ATGCCTCCGGCAACCGAGGGCGGGCCGCCGGACAAGGAGGACGCGAAGCTCCTGCCCCTGGCGCGCCAGCTGGCTGTTCCGCCGGGCGCGCCGGCCCGGTCGAACGTGCCGTCGGTGCGTTACGACCTGGCGGTGTCGGGCACCGGTGAACTGGGGCCCGACGACGGCGTGCCGGGCGATGGCCCCCGCGAGATCTTCGAGCGCGGCGGCGCCTCCTGGTATGGCATCCCGTTCCACCAGCGCAAGACCGCAAGCGGCGAGCGCTTCGACATGATGGCGCTGACGGCGGCCCACAAGACGCTGCCGTTCAATACCCGGGTCTGCGTGCGGAGCCTGGTCAACGGCAGCGAGGTGCTGGTGCGCATCACCGACCGCGGGCCCTATGCGCAGGGCCGCATCATCGACCTGAGCCGTGCCGCGGCCGAGCGCATCGGGCTCATCGGGCTCGGCATCAAGCAAGTGGCCTTGACGATCGTCGACCACGAGGGCATGCGCTGCGGCGGTGCCGAGGTCGAGGTGGCCGAGGCGCCTGCGCCGGCCCCTGCGGCGCCCAAGGCCGCTGCGCCGCAGCGGCGCCGCCGCTAG
- the rpsI gene encoding 30S ribosomal protein S9, producing the protein MIGEWNNGTGRRKSSVARVFLKKGSGKITVNGKDIQEFFGRETSIMIAKQPLVLTNNTETFDVMVNVAGGGESGQAGATRHGITRALIDYDASLKPVLSQAGFVTRDAREVERKKVGLHSARRRKQFSKR; encoded by the coding sequence ATGATTGGTGAATGGAACAATGGAACCGGCCGTCGCAAATCGAGCGTCGCCCGTGTTTTCCTGAAAAAGGGCTCGGGCAAGATCACGGTCAACGGCAAGGACATCCAAGAGTTCTTCGGCCGCGAAACCTCGATCATGATCGCGAAGCAACCCCTGGTGCTGACCAACAACACCGAAACGTTCGACGTCATGGTCAACGTGGCTGGTGGCGGTGAGTCCGGCCAGGCCGGCGCAACGCGCCACGGCATCACGCGTGCGCTGATCGACTACGATGCAAGCCTCAAGCCGGTGCTGAGCCAGGCTGGCTTCGTGACCCGCGATGCGCGCGAGGTCGAGCGTAAGAAGGTCGGCCTGCACTCCGCACGCCGCCGCAAGCAGTTCAGCAAGCGCTGA